A portion of the Vicinamibacterales bacterium genome contains these proteins:
- a CDS encoding response regulator transcription factor, with translation MAEPDALPISVLVLDDHALFRESVARLLSAEEGFDVSHCGSISEALDLLGRRRVDVVLLDLDLGGENGVDFLPLARQQGFQGQVLVVAAAVERADAVSLIRQDVSGIVSKHDSALKLAEAIREVLAGKTRLDDRVLQTLAGWDGGMAQEHIAPFTARERTVLGYVFDGLTNKEIADRVGVSESAVKARLQQLFGKTGVRTRSQLVRIVLERYRNDF, from the coding sequence ATGGCTGAGCCGGACGCGCTTCCCATCTCGGTCCTGGTGCTCGACGACCACGCGCTCTTCCGAGAGAGCGTGGCCCGGCTGCTGTCGGCCGAGGAAGGCTTCGACGTCTCCCACTGCGGGTCGATAAGTGAGGCGCTCGATCTGCTCGGCCGGCGCCGGGTAGATGTCGTGCTGCTGGATCTCGACCTCGGCGGCGAAAACGGCGTCGACTTCCTGCCCCTGGCACGACAGCAGGGGTTCCAGGGACAGGTGCTGGTTGTCGCGGCGGCGGTCGAGCGTGCGGACGCCGTGTCGCTCATCCGCCAGGACGTGTCGGGCATCGTCTCGAAGCACGACTCGGCACTGAAGCTGGCGGAGGCCATCCGGGAGGTGCTGGCGGGAAAGACGCGACTCGACGACAGGGTGCTCCAAACCCTTGCTGGATGGGACGGCGGGATGGCGCAGGAGCACATCGCGCCGTTCACGGCTCGCGAGCGGACGGTGCTGGGCTACGTGTTCGACGGGCTGACCAACAAGGAAATTGCCGACCGCGTGGGAGTATCCGAGAGCGCGGTCAAGGCCAGGCTCCAGCAGTTGTTCGGGAAGACCGGCGTGCGGACGAGGAGCCAGTTGGTGCGAATCGTCCTCGAGCGATACAGGAACGATTTCTGA
- a CDS encoding radical SAM protein, which produces MNTYLLNPTLAAQPRYIREGRCMQKAASWATVWPPITMAAMGAIARRQGDVRLVDGNVESWTLDALLEDVRRLQPDLVAINTGFPSIESDMTVAAAIKKTVPQACVVGFGAYFTLLEQEAMAACPSLDAGIVGEPEATFEQLVTALAGSGNGRDASGSCARDPEHPGATQAVNTLREISGLVLRTNESVVFTGHRPLIDDIDSLPFPDRSLLHNDRYRLPHNNRPFTLINTSRGCPYPCTFCIVKPYYGNRVRRHSIDYILREIQECVDRYGLNEFLFWEEVFTLDKSFVLDFCRALDDRGLHIKWAATTRVTSVEEETLEAMKRAGCYLLGLGVESSSQDILDRAKKKQTVADVERAVAACRKVGIATMGHCIFGLPGETRETAEATIQFMTRLGLDYMQSYCAVPYPKTELGEMARANGWIKTRNWSEFDFGGNSVMDTDTITAGEVTEFRRRAFRRFYLRPSYLLRTAVRSFSLQQVASLLKFRDWMGSPAGRRPRS; this is translated from the coding sequence ATGAACACCTACCTGCTCAACCCAACGCTCGCCGCGCAGCCCAGGTACATCCGCGAGGGACGCTGCATGCAGAAGGCAGCGTCCTGGGCCACGGTGTGGCCGCCCATCACCATGGCGGCGATGGGCGCGATTGCGCGCAGGCAGGGCGACGTCCGGTTGGTGGATGGCAACGTGGAGTCGTGGACGCTCGACGCCCTGCTCGAGGATGTGCGGCGCCTTCAGCCGGATCTCGTCGCGATCAACACGGGCTTCCCGTCCATCGAGTCGGACATGACGGTGGCGGCCGCCATCAAGAAGACCGTCCCGCAGGCCTGCGTCGTCGGCTTCGGTGCCTACTTCACGTTGCTCGAGCAGGAAGCCATGGCGGCGTGCCCGTCCCTGGACGCGGGGATCGTCGGCGAGCCGGAGGCGACGTTCGAGCAGTTGGTGACGGCCCTCGCGGGCAGCGGAAACGGCAGGGATGCGTCCGGCTCATGCGCCCGCGATCCCGAACATCCTGGCGCGACGCAGGCCGTGAACACGCTTCGTGAGATCTCCGGCCTCGTGCTGCGCACCAACGAGTCGGTCGTCTTCACCGGTCATCGACCGCTCATCGACGACATCGATTCGCTTCCGTTCCCCGATCGCAGCCTGCTGCACAACGACCGTTACCGCCTCCCGCACAACAATCGCCCCTTCACTCTCATCAACACCAGCCGCGGCTGCCCGTATCCCTGCACGTTCTGCATCGTCAAGCCGTACTACGGCAACCGCGTTCGACGCCATTCGATCGATTACATCCTGCGCGAGATCCAGGAGTGTGTGGACCGGTACGGCCTGAACGAGTTCCTCTTCTGGGAGGAAGTCTTCACGCTCGACAAGTCGTTCGTCCTCGACTTCTGTCGCGCCCTCGACGATCGAGGCCTCCACATCAAGTGGGCGGCCACCACGCGCGTGACGTCCGTCGAAGAGGAGACGCTTGAAGCGATGAAGCGAGCGGGCTGCTACCTGCTCGGTCTCGGCGTCGAGAGCTCGAGCCAGGACATCCTGGACCGGGCGAAGAAGAAGCAGACGGTCGCCGACGTGGAACGCGCCGTGGCGGCCTGCAGGAAGGTCGGGATCGCGACGATGGGGCACTGCATCTTCGGACTGCCGGGAGAGACCAGGGAAACGGCCGAAGCGACAATCCAGTTCATGACCCGGTTGGGGTTGGACTACATGCAGAGCTACTGCGCGGTCCCCTACCCGAAGACCGAACTGGGCGAGATGGCGCGGGCGAACGGCTGGATCAAGACGCGGAACTGGTCGGAATTCGACTTCGGGGGCAACTCGGTGATGGACACCGACACGATCACCGCGGGCGAGGTGACCGAGTTCCGCCGCCGCGCGTTCCGGCGGTTCTACCTGAGGCCGAGCTACCTGTTGCGCACCGCCGTGCGCTCGTTCTCGCTCCAGCAGGTGGCCAGCCTGCTCAAATTCAGGGACTGGATGGGCTCCCCGGCCGGGCGGAGGCCTCGATCGTGA
- a CDS encoding twin-arginine translocase TatA/TatE family subunit, with translation MASGRMEENVFEGLLQPMHLLLILGIALVVFGPKRLPELGRSLGSSIRGFKDAMNDDRPDSQLPPGRGAQPPNAPRG, from the coding sequence ATGGCTTCTGGACGGATGGAGGAGAACGTGTTCGAAGGTCTGCTGCAACCCATGCACCTCTTGCTGATTCTGGGAATTGCGCTCGTCGTCTTCGGCCCGAAGCGGCTGCCGGAGCTGGGCCGGAGCCTCGGTTCGTCCATTCGCGGCTTCAAGGACGCGATGAACGACGACCGGCCGGACTCTCAATTGCCACCAGGTCGCGGAGCCCAGCCCCCGAACGCGCCCAGGGGCTGA